The Streptomyces sp. NBC_01197 genome window below encodes:
- a CDS encoding phosphatase PAP2 family protein: MNRRGAADLAVSVAVGTLVAFALLALVVTGHHGAPLLTDRGLLSWSLHHRPPVAVATARGVTDTGTGVVPYLLAVLAGVIAGRGARQRVTAAVACLVCLGLAQLARYGVMSLVARARPPVGDWAAQATGWSFPSGHTTTSAVTAGLLIAAVLLRAPHGRRTIAAGIGCWAVLVGLSRVYLGVHWSTDVAGGWLFALCWLSVCFRLAVRFCPAVPRTPYDGAARPPDDAPAYHPHRLQ; the protein is encoded by the coding sequence GTGAACCGCAGGGGCGCCGCCGATCTGGCCGTGTCGGTGGCCGTGGGGACCCTGGTGGCCTTCGCGCTGCTGGCACTGGTGGTGACGGGGCACCACGGTGCCCCGTTGCTGACGGACCGCGGACTCCTCTCGTGGTCGCTTCACCACCGGCCGCCGGTCGCGGTCGCCACGGCGCGCGGCGTCACCGACACGGGTACCGGTGTCGTCCCCTATCTGCTGGCCGTGCTGGCGGGCGTGATCGCCGGGCGCGGCGCACGGCAGCGGGTGACCGCCGCCGTCGCCTGCCTGGTCTGTCTGGGCTTGGCGCAGTTGGCGCGGTACGGCGTAATGTCGCTGGTCGCGCGGGCGCGCCCGCCCGTCGGCGACTGGGCCGCGCAGGCCACGGGCTGGTCATTCCCGTCCGGGCACACGACCACGTCGGCGGTGACCGCGGGGCTGCTCATCGCGGCGGTGCTGCTGCGGGCGCCGCACGGCAGAAGGACGATCGCGGCGGGGATCGGCTGCTGGGCCGTGCTCGTCGGGCTGAGCCGGGTGTATCTCGGGGTCCACTGGTCCACGGATGTCGCCGGCGGCTGGCTGTTCGCCCTCTGCTGGCTCTCCGTCTGCTTCCGGCTGGCCGTCCGGTTCTGTCCTGCCGTCCCGCGCACGCCGTACGACGGAGCTGCCCGGCCGCCGGACGATGCGCCCGCGTACCACCCACACCGTCTACAGTAA
- a CDS encoding dsRBD fold-containing protein, protein MGTKQWNAQISLTEDGDETRARAVLTRQDSWRGDTAHVVGRGVARRNPIDRPIPEIGDELAASRALEDLAVRLHDVASDDIVDLTGPAEQGA, encoded by the coding sequence ATGGGAACCAAGCAGTGGAACGCACAGATTTCCCTCACCGAGGACGGCGACGAGACCCGGGCCCGCGCGGTTCTGACCAGGCAGGACTCCTGGCGCGGCGACACCGCACATGTGGTGGGTCGAGGCGTAGCACGCCGGAATCCGATCGACCGGCCGATCCCCGAGATCGGCGACGAACTGGCCGCGAGCCGTGCGCTGGAGGATCTCGCAGTGCGTCTGCACGATGTCGCCTCGGACGACATCGTGGACCTGACCGGCCCGGCCGAGCAGGGAGCGTAG
- a CDS encoding phosphatase PAP2 family protein, whose amino-acid sequence MNLAYDGSSIDGGLYTDTVDLAHRAPGWLDSAVSAWSGYGLALFAVLMLAGWWRARREGATAGLMALAVPVIVVLAYCVNDAVKLVVREDRPCQSLHVTTLEACPAPGDWSFPSNHAALAFAAAVALLFVSRRLGVTALVCAVTMAASRVWVGAHYPHDVAVGALVGALVALVLATALRRRPEALARRLSDTRLRPLLVSS is encoded by the coding sequence ATGAATCTCGCGTATGACGGATCGTCGATCGACGGCGGCCTCTACACGGACACGGTGGATCTCGCCCATCGCGCCCCCGGATGGCTGGACTCGGCCGTATCGGCCTGGTCGGGGTACGGCCTGGCGCTGTTCGCCGTGCTGATGCTCGCCGGGTGGTGGCGTGCGCGCAGGGAGGGCGCCACCGCCGGGCTGATGGCGCTGGCCGTGCCGGTGATCGTGGTGCTGGCGTACTGCGTCAACGACGCGGTCAAGCTGGTCGTGCGCGAGGACCGGCCGTGCCAGAGCCTGCATGTGACGACGCTGGAGGCATGCCCGGCGCCGGGCGACTGGTCCTTCCCCAGCAACCACGCGGCCCTCGCCTTCGCGGCCGCGGTGGCCCTGCTCTTCGTCTCCCGGCGGCTTGGCGTGACCGCCCTGGTCTGCGCGGTCACCATGGCGGCCTCCCGGGTCTGGGTGGGCGCCCACTACCCGCACGATGTCGCCGTCGGCGCGCTGGTGGGCGCGCTGGTCGCGCTGGTACTCGCGACGGCTCTGCGCCGGCGGCCGGAGGCCCTGGCGAGGCGGCTCTCGGACACCAGGCTGCGGCCGCTGCTGGTCTCGTCGTGA
- a CDS encoding FMN-binding protein, producing MTVRRAVLAAASTSAVVVMLLSLKPHHAAETAGAQPAPTAPPPRSVSSPPPGGPHPVSGTYTGDAVPTKYGTVQVTATVKDGRLTSVKALHTPSGDDHSRQLAASAVPRLTTEALGAHSAHIDAVSGASYTSQGYVQSLQSALDKAGI from the coding sequence GTGACAGTCCGCCGAGCCGTGCTGGCCGCTGCCTCGACCAGCGCCGTGGTCGTCATGCTCCTCTCGCTCAAACCGCACCACGCAGCCGAGACGGCGGGCGCGCAACCGGCGCCGACCGCGCCCCCGCCCCGGAGTGTGTCGTCGCCCCCACCGGGCGGCCCGCACCCGGTGAGCGGCACCTATACCGGCGATGCCGTGCCCACCAAGTACGGCACGGTCCAGGTCACGGCGACCGTCAAGGACGGTCGGCTGACCAGCGTCAAGGCCCTTCACACACCGTCCGGGGACGACCACAGCCGACAGCTCGCCGCCTCGGCCGTACCCCGGCTGACGACTGAGGCGCTGGGGGCGCACAGTGCGCATATCGACGCGGTCTCCGGCGCCAGTTACACCAGCCAGGGCTACGTCCAGTCCCTGCAGAGCGCGCTGGACAAGGCCGGTATCTGA
- a CDS encoding DUF2231 domain-containing protein, whose translation MGPDLINGLPAHVLFVHVVVVLVPLTALALILCAVWPSVMRRFGLALPVLALVTLISVPLTTQAGEWLERHVKSDALVRKHTELGDGLLPWVVALFLVAAAVWWFYRRASQGSPDAAGSASIAGSTSITVSTPLRIAAAVLSLVIGAGAGVQVYRIGDSGAKAAWHDGYSATAHSDHG comes from the coding sequence ATGGGACCCGACCTGATCAACGGCCTCCCCGCGCACGTCCTGTTCGTGCACGTGGTCGTGGTTCTGGTACCGCTGACCGCACTGGCGCTCATTCTGTGCGCCGTATGGCCCTCGGTCATGCGCCGATTCGGTCTCGCCCTCCCGGTCCTCGCCCTGGTCACTCTGATCAGCGTGCCCCTGACGACACAGGCAGGCGAGTGGCTGGAGCGTCATGTGAAGAGCGACGCACTGGTCCGCAAACACACCGAACTCGGAGACGGACTGCTCCCCTGGGTCGTCGCGCTGTTCCTGGTGGCCGCAGCGGTGTGGTGGTTCTACCGCCGCGCCTCCCAGGGCTCGCCCGACGCAGCCGGCTCCGCCAGCATCGCCGGCTCCACCAGCATCACAGTGTCCACGCCGCTGCGCATCGCCGCCGCGGTGCTGTCCCTCGTCATAGGCGCGGGCGCTGGCGTGCAGGTCTACCGGATCGGCGACTCCGGCGCCAAAGCCGCCTGGCACGACGGCTACTCCGCCACCGCCCACTCCGATCACGGCTGA
- a CDS encoding FAD:protein FMN transferase, which translates to MPDTARGLRHVEHVMGTAFSFDIRDEPTPAIHRALAEAVRHLHRVDAVFSTYRPDSHISRLDRGDIRLADCPPEVHEVLSLCAQATDDSHGWFSIVPSGALDPSGLVKGWATEAASRLLHEAGARNTCVNGGGDLQLQGEAAPGTPWRIGIAHPLRTGDLATVVTADHNLAVATSGTAERGAHILDPHDGTPVTAFASLTVIGPRLTRTDTYATAAFARGEGAREWLETLEGYEALAILPDGREWRTTGFSRYGS; encoded by the coding sequence ATGCCTGACACCGCCCGCGGACTGCGCCACGTCGAGCACGTGATGGGCACCGCCTTCTCCTTCGACATCCGGGACGAACCCACCCCCGCCATCCACCGCGCTCTCGCCGAGGCCGTACGCCACCTCCACCGGGTCGACGCCGTGTTCTCCACCTACCGGCCCGACAGCCACATCAGCCGCCTCGACCGCGGCGACATCCGTCTCGCCGACTGCCCGCCCGAAGTCCACGAGGTCCTCTCCCTCTGTGCACAGGCCACCGACGACAGCCACGGCTGGTTCAGCATCGTCCCCTCAGGCGCCCTCGATCCCTCGGGCCTCGTCAAAGGCTGGGCCACCGAAGCCGCCTCCCGCCTCCTCCACGAAGCCGGCGCACGCAACACCTGTGTCAACGGCGGCGGCGACCTCCAACTCCAGGGCGAGGCAGCCCCCGGCACCCCGTGGCGCATCGGCATCGCCCACCCCCTGCGCACCGGCGACCTGGCCACCGTCGTCACGGCCGACCACAACCTGGCTGTCGCCACCTCCGGCACCGCCGAACGCGGCGCTCACATCCTCGACCCGCACGACGGAACCCCCGTCACCGCCTTCGCCTCCCTCACCGTCATCGGCCCACGCCTGACCAGGACCGACACCTACGCCACCGCCGCCTTCGCCAGAGGAGAGGGCGCCCGGGAGTGGCTGGAGACCCTGGAGGGCTACGAAGCCCTCGCGATCCTGCCCGACGGAAGGGAATGGCGGACCACGGGATTCAGCCGATACGGATCATAA
- a CDS encoding universal stress protein, which translates to MNAVVTVGLDGTPESLSAALWAAQEASARGATLRLLHAWVLLSPEGDAQQPEGDRNYWPKRIVSDARDAIGERFPDLRVHEDLVAGEPVGALLEAASASQTLVLGSRALSSLAGYFLGDIGMHVLARAEVPAVLVRAREDAAPLTEDGEVVLALSLRRPCDELIEYAFDAAIRRDATLRAVHGRNLPPSAYNRGTVDPYLSHELTLEAQRDLTRALGPWRDRFPDVRVVESVQMESPARAVVRDIAGTGLLVAGRREKRRMLPPRINHVLSAAVHHAPCPVAVVPYT; encoded by the coding sequence ATGAATGCGGTTGTCACGGTGGGGCTGGACGGCACCCCCGAGTCGCTGTCTGCCGCGCTCTGGGCCGCTCAGGAGGCATCGGCGCGCGGTGCGACGCTGCGGCTGCTGCACGCCTGGGTGCTGCTCTCGCCGGAAGGGGACGCGCAGCAGCCGGAGGGCGACCGCAACTACTGGCCCAAGCGGATCGTGTCCGACGCACGCGATGCGATCGGGGAGCGCTTCCCCGACCTGCGGGTCCACGAGGACCTGGTCGCCGGGGAGCCGGTGGGCGCTCTGCTGGAAGCGGCCTCAGCGTCGCAGACGCTGGTTCTCGGTTCCCGCGCGCTGAGTTCGCTGGCCGGGTATTTCCTCGGTGACATCGGCATGCACGTCCTCGCGCGGGCCGAGGTTCCGGCGGTCCTCGTACGGGCCAGGGAGGACGCCGCCCCGCTCACGGAGGACGGTGAGGTGGTGCTGGCGCTGAGCCTGCGCCGTCCGTGCGACGAGCTCATCGAGTACGCCTTCGACGCGGCGATCCGACGAGACGCCACCCTGCGGGCGGTGCACGGCAGGAATCTGCCGCCCTCGGCCTACAACAGGGGCACAGTCGACCCGTACCTCTCCCATGAACTGACCCTCGAGGCGCAGCGGGATCTCACCAGGGCGCTCGGTCCATGGCGCGACCGGTTCCCCGACGTGCGGGTCGTGGAGAGCGTGCAGATGGAGAGCCCGGCGCGCGCCGTCGTGCGCGACATCGCCGGTACGGGACTGCTCGTCGCCGGCCGCCGGGAGAAGCGTCGGATGCTCCCCCCTCGTATCAATCATGTGCTGTCGGCGGCCGTGCACCACGCTCCGTGCCCGGTTGCCGTCGTCCCGTACACCTGA
- a CDS encoding gamma-glutamyltransferase family protein has translation MFTTRPTLQGTFGMVSSTHWLASQSAMAVLEDGGNAYDAAVAAGFVLHVVEPHLNGPAGEVPAIIAPADGEVRVLCGQGPAPAGATVEHYRSLGLDLVPGTGPLAAAVPGAFDAWMLLLRDHGTKSLAEVLKYAIGYAEDGHAPVERVGQTVESVRELFETEWRSSADVYLPGGRSPAPGGLFRNPALAATWRRLIAEATAGAQDRAGQIDAARAVWREGFIAEALVRQSQRPTKDTSGAHHSGTLTAADLAGWSASYEAPATYDWNGWTLCKAGGWSQGPVFLQQLALLPGKPGELPRYGSADYIHLLVEGCKLAMADREAWYGDAGDDVPLGTLLSDAYNGERRALITGEASHELRPGSPDGRTPRLSRQATAVAAGEPGFDAMGISAAGAGEPTVAKDGATRGDTCHLDVVDRWGNMISATPSGGWLQSNPVVPELGFPLGNRLQMAWLDEGLPNSLTPGRRPRTTLTPSLALRDGVPVLAFGTPGGDQQDQWQLHFFLAVALTAPVRGGLDLQGAIDAPNWHNDSFPSSFYPRAMRPGSITVESRMGEETIAELRRRGHDVTVGDAWSEGRLCAVARDPRTGVLSAAANPRGMQGYAVGR, from the coding sequence ATGTTCACCACCCGGCCGACTCTGCAGGGCACCTTCGGCATGGTGTCGTCCACCCACTGGCTCGCCTCGCAGTCCGCGATGGCCGTCCTGGAGGACGGCGGGAACGCCTACGACGCCGCCGTCGCCGCGGGCTTCGTGCTGCATGTCGTCGAGCCGCACCTCAACGGGCCGGCCGGCGAGGTGCCCGCGATAATCGCCCCGGCCGACGGCGAGGTCCGGGTGCTCTGCGGGCAGGGCCCCGCCCCCGCGGGCGCGACCGTCGAGCACTACCGCTCGCTCGGCCTCGACCTGGTCCCCGGGACCGGACCGCTCGCCGCCGCGGTGCCCGGAGCCTTCGACGCCTGGATGCTGCTGCTCCGCGACCACGGCACCAAGTCCCTCGCGGAGGTACTGAAGTACGCCATCGGTTACGCCGAGGACGGCCACGCGCCCGTCGAGCGTGTCGGCCAGACCGTCGAGAGCGTACGGGAACTCTTCGAGACCGAGTGGCGGTCCTCCGCCGATGTGTACCTCCCCGGCGGCAGGTCCCCAGCGCCGGGCGGGCTGTTCCGCAACCCCGCGCTCGCCGCGACCTGGCGCCGGCTGATCGCCGAGGCCACCGCGGGCGCGCAGGACCGGGCCGGCCAGATCGACGCCGCCCGCGCGGTCTGGCGTGAGGGCTTCATCGCCGAGGCGCTGGTACGCCAGTCGCAGCGCCCCACCAAGGACACCAGCGGCGCCCACCACTCCGGCACCCTCACCGCGGCCGACCTGGCAGGCTGGTCGGCGTCCTACGAGGCGCCCGCGACGTACGACTGGAACGGCTGGACCCTCTGCAAGGCGGGCGGCTGGAGCCAGGGCCCCGTCTTCCTCCAGCAGCTCGCCCTGCTCCCCGGCAAGCCCGGCGAACTTCCCCGGTACGGGTCCGCCGACTACATCCACCTGCTCGTCGAGGGCTGCAAGCTGGCGATGGCCGACCGGGAGGCCTGGTACGGCGACGCCGGGGACGACGTACCGCTGGGCACGCTCCTCTCCGACGCGTACAACGGGGAGCGCCGCGCCCTGATCACCGGCGAGGCCTCGCACGAGCTGCGCCCCGGCAGCCCCGACGGCCGCACGCCCCGGCTCAGCAGGCAGGCCACCGCCGTGGCGGCGGGCGAGCCCGGATTCGACGCCATGGGGATATCCGCCGCAGGCGCGGGCGAGCCGACCGTCGCAAAGGACGGCGCCACCCGCGGCGACACCTGCCACCTTGACGTCGTCGACCGCTGGGGGAACATGATCTCCGCGACCCCGAGCGGCGGCTGGCTCCAGTCCAACCCGGTGGTGCCCGAACTGGGCTTCCCGCTCGGCAACCGACTCCAGATGGCCTGGCTGGACGAGGGGCTGCCGAACTCGCTCACCCCCGGCCGCCGTCCGCGTACCACCCTCACCCCCTCGCTCGCCCTGCGCGACGGTGTGCCGGTGCTCGCCTTCGGAACGCCGGGCGGCGACCAGCAGGACCAGTGGCAGCTGCACTTCTTCCTCGCGGTCGCGCTGACCGCTCCGGTCCGCGGCGGCCTGGACCTCCAGGGCGCGATCGACGCCCCGAACTGGCACAACGACTCCTTCCCCAGCTCCTTCTACCCGCGCGCGATGCGACCCGGCAGCATCACCGTGGAGTCGCGGATGGGAGAGGAGACCATCGCGGAGCTGCGCCGCCGCGGACACGACGTCACCGTCGGCGACGCCTGGTCGGAGGGGAGGCTGTGCGCGGTCGCCCGTGATCCGCGTACCGGGGTGCTGAGCGCCGCCGCGAACCCGCGCGGCATGCAGGGTTACGCAGTCGGCCGCTGA
- a CDS encoding BlaI/MecI/CopY family transcriptional regulator, whose translation MRDSAERRPPGALEASVVAALWAAGAPLTPGQVRRRLALPLARTTVATILSRLYEKGVVGRERSGRGYAYVPLQDAQGLTALRMHRALDSDSDRRTVLARFVAELSAEDECLLRGLLEDGGA comes from the coding sequence ATGAGAGACAGCGCCGAGCGCCGTCCGCCGGGTGCGCTCGAAGCGAGCGTCGTGGCGGCACTCTGGGCCGCGGGCGCCCCGCTGACCCCGGGGCAGGTGCGGCGCCGCCTCGCGCTGCCGCTGGCCCGGACCACGGTCGCGACCATTCTGTCCCGGCTGTACGAGAAAGGCGTCGTAGGCCGGGAACGCTCGGGCCGCGGCTACGCGTATGTACCGCTGCAGGACGCCCAGGGGCTCACCGCCCTCCGTATGCACCGCGCGCTGGACAGTGACAGCGACCGGCGCACGGTGCTGGCCCGCTTCGTCGCCGAGCTGAGCGCCGAGGACGAGTGCCTGCTGCGCGGACTTCTGGAGGACGGCGGGGCGTGA
- a CDS encoding flavin reductase family protein, whose protein sequence is MSTTARNPSAPAPDTAELANTADIADVKGLHRKFITGVTIVTTMDGDRPRGLAVNAFSSISLSPPLVMVCVQRTSSTYEPLFRADHMGISILASDQLPVATVFAGKGDDKFAELRWTAGAHGSPLIDSSAAVLEARIQERLQTSTHTIFIGRVTQAAHSERPPLIYSAGGFYDGGQLDAAAL, encoded by the coding sequence ATGAGCACGACCGCCCGGAACCCGTCGGCGCCGGCCCCGGACACGGCCGAGCTCGCCAACACCGCTGATATCGCCGATGTGAAGGGCCTGCACCGCAAGTTCATCACCGGGGTCACCATCGTGACCACGATGGACGGCGACCGGCCGCGCGGGCTGGCCGTCAACGCCTTCTCCAGCATCTCGCTGAGTCCCCCGCTGGTCATGGTCTGCGTCCAGCGGACCTCGTCGACCTACGAACCGCTCTTCCGCGCGGACCACATGGGCATCAGCATCCTCGCCTCCGACCAGCTGCCCGTGGCGACGGTCTTCGCCGGCAAGGGCGACGACAAGTTCGCCGAGCTGCGCTGGACCGCAGGGGCCCACGGTTCGCCGCTGATCGACAGCAGTGCGGCCGTACTGGAGGCACGGATCCAGGAACGCCTGCAGACCAGTACGCACACCATCTTCATCGGACGGGTCACCCAGGCCGCCCACTCGGAACGGCCGCCCCTGATCTACAGCGCGGGCGGCTTCTACGACGGCGGGCAGCTCGACGCCGCCGCCCTCTGA
- a CDS encoding ferredoxin reductase family protein, whose product MGTATSANRPVIRSRRPRSLVPLLTQCAIWAGAAGVLALWWTDTTSVVGAAGWLTDAGRITGLLAGYACAVLIALMARVPLLDHTIGSDRLARWHATGGRYTISLVLAHALLIVWGYSLTSHSGVVHQTSTLVLHYPDMLKATAAFILLVATGIISLRAARRRMRYETWHYLHFATYLAVFLAFFHQLSNGADFVDNLPARVAWYVLYLGVAALIGWYRFVVPVRRALRHRIRVAGLRNEAPGVVSIRLTGDHLDELGTLPGQFFRWRFLAPGLWWAANPYSLSAPPLPHELRITVKAAGAHSAALATLRPGTRVWAEGPYGAFTAARKRSSRILLLAGGVGITPLRALFETLPGEVTLIYRARRPEDLALRGELDAIAADRGAVVHYVVDQPAASSPLTARALARLVPDLAAHEVYLCGPPGMTDAALHALHAAGIPRRHIHHESFAF is encoded by the coding sequence ATGGGTACGGCGACCAGCGCAAACCGTCCGGTGATCCGCTCCCGTCGTCCGCGCTCGCTGGTTCCCCTCCTGACGCAGTGCGCCATCTGGGCGGGTGCGGCCGGAGTGCTCGCCCTGTGGTGGACCGACACCACCTCGGTGGTGGGCGCGGCGGGGTGGCTGACCGACGCCGGCCGGATCACGGGGCTGCTGGCCGGCTACGCCTGCGCCGTACTGATCGCCCTCATGGCCCGCGTACCGCTCCTGGACCACACCATCGGCAGCGACCGGCTCGCGCGCTGGCACGCGACGGGCGGCCGGTACACCATCTCCCTCGTGCTCGCCCACGCGCTGCTGATTGTCTGGGGGTACTCACTGACCTCCCACTCCGGCGTGGTGCACCAGACATCGACGCTGGTGCTGCACTACCCGGACATGCTCAAGGCGACCGCCGCGTTCATACTGCTGGTCGCCACCGGGATCATCTCGCTCCGGGCAGCGCGCCGCAGGATGCGTTACGAAACCTGGCACTACCTGCACTTCGCGACCTACCTGGCGGTCTTCCTCGCCTTCTTCCACCAGCTCAGCAACGGCGCGGACTTCGTCGACAACCTCCCCGCCCGGGTGGCGTGGTACGTCCTGTACCTCGGGGTGGCCGCGCTGATCGGCTGGTACCGGTTCGTCGTCCCCGTACGGCGTGCCCTGCGCCATCGGATACGCGTCGCCGGTCTGCGGAACGAGGCACCGGGAGTCGTCTCCATCCGCCTGACCGGCGATCATCTGGACGAACTGGGCACGCTTCCTGGGCAGTTCTTCCGCTGGCGCTTCCTGGCGCCCGGCCTGTGGTGGGCCGCCAACCCGTACTCACTTTCCGCGCCACCGCTCCCGCACGAGCTGCGGATCACCGTCAAGGCGGCGGGCGCACACAGCGCCGCCCTCGCCACGTTGCGGCCCGGAACACGGGTGTGGGCCGAGGGCCCGTACGGTGCCTTCACCGCGGCGCGGAAGCGGTCGTCGAGGATACTGCTGCTGGCGGGCGGCGTCGGGATCACGCCGCTGCGGGCGCTTTTCGAGACCTTGCCTGGCGAGGTGACACTGATATACCGCGCCCGCCGCCCGGAGGATCTCGCGCTCCGGGGTGAACTCGACGCGATCGCCGCCGACCGGGGCGCCGTAGTGCACTACGTGGTCGACCAGCCGGCCGCGTCGTCGCCGCTCACCGCCCGCGCCCTGGCCCGCCTGGTGCCTGACCTCGCCGCCCACGAGGTCTATCTCTGCGGCCCGCCCGGCATGACCGATGCCGCTCTGCACGCCCTGCACGCGGCCGGGATTCCGCGGCGGCATATCCACCACGAGTCGTTCGCGTTCTGA
- a CDS encoding DedA family protein, with protein sequence MLTASTLAVNILDAQSVLTAFGVAGIAVVMFAETGLLIGFFLPGDSLLFTAGLLCTGSSTGTLKLSLPTVLLASAVGALAGAQCGYLIGRKAGGALLARSRSEHLRKGAARAEELLGKYGHAKAIVLARFVPVVRTVLNPMAGALSVPARTFTLWQVVGGLIWSQGLVLAGYALGSSIPNVDQYLLPIIAVIIVLSLLPLALELRRSRKNRPRTDGVSG encoded by the coding sequence TTGCTCACAGCCTCGACACTCGCGGTGAACATCCTCGACGCGCAGTCCGTACTGACCGCCTTCGGCGTGGCCGGTATCGCCGTGGTGATGTTCGCCGAGACCGGCCTGCTGATCGGCTTCTTCCTGCCGGGCGATTCCCTGCTGTTCACCGCGGGACTGCTCTGCACCGGCAGTTCCACCGGAACCCTGAAGCTTTCGCTGCCCACGGTGCTGCTCGCGTCGGCGGTCGGCGCGCTCGCGGGAGCGCAGTGCGGCTATCTCATCGGGCGGAAGGCGGGGGGCGCCCTGCTCGCCCGCAGCCGTTCGGAACATCTGCGCAAGGGAGCGGCCCGCGCCGAGGAGCTGCTCGGCAAGTACGGCCACGCCAAGGCCATCGTGCTCGCCCGCTTCGTACCGGTGGTGCGCACGGTGCTCAACCCGATGGCGGGCGCGCTCTCCGTACCCGCCAGGACGTTCACGCTCTGGCAGGTGGTCGGCGGGCTCATCTGGAGCCAGGGACTGGTGCTGGCCGGATACGCGCTGGGGTCGTCCATCCCGAACGTGGACCAGTATCTACTGCCGATCATCGCGGTGATCATCGTCCTGTCCCTGCTGCCCCTCGCCCTGGAGCTGCGACGCTCCCGCAAGAACCGCCCGCGCACAGACGGAGTCAGTGGATGA
- a CDS encoding inositol monophosphatase family protein, with protein sequence MTEQLLARDSTEVEAVVREAAAAEILPRFRQLAAHEIAEKSGPHDLVTVADRGAEEHLTAALTTLLPGSVVVGEEAVAADPSSYEAIRGDAPVWIVDPVDGTRQFVRGEPGFCTLVALAHHGELLASWTYAAALDEMAVAVRGGGARLNGKPLLAGSPAPGAELQVATSHPDFTTPEQKSALLALRTDGIRARPCGSAGLEYLAVARGTLDAVAFSWELAWDHAAGLLLVEEAGGAHLTLTGEPFRVTGGNALPFTAARDVATARRVRQLLATGA encoded by the coding sequence ATGACCGAACAGCTTCTGGCCAGGGATTCGACCGAGGTCGAGGCGGTGGTCCGCGAGGCGGCCGCCGCCGAGATCCTGCCGCGCTTCCGGCAGCTCGCCGCGCACGAGATCGCTGAGAAGAGCGGTCCGCACGACCTGGTGACGGTGGCCGACCGCGGCGCCGAGGAACACCTGACGGCCGCCCTCACCACCCTGCTGCCGGGCTCGGTGGTGGTCGGTGAGGAGGCCGTGGCGGCCGACCCGTCCTCGTACGAGGCGATACGGGGCGACGCCCCCGTCTGGATCGTCGACCCGGTCGACGGTACCCGCCAGTTCGTACGCGGCGAACCGGGCTTCTGCACCCTGGTGGCGCTCGCCCACCACGGAGAGCTCCTCGCCTCCTGGACATACGCCGCGGCGCTCGACGAGATGGCCGTGGCGGTACGGGGCGGTGGCGCCCGCCTCAACGGGAAACCGCTCCTGGCGGGCTCGCCGGCACCTGGCGCGGAGCTCCAAGTGGCCACCTCGCACCCGGACTTCACCACCCCCGAGCAGAAGAGCGCGCTGCTCGCCCTCCGTACCGACGGCATCCGCGCCAGACCGTGCGGCTCGGCGGGCCTGGAGTATCTGGCCGTCGCCCGGGGAACCCTCGACGCGGTCGCGTTCAGCTGGGAACTCGCCTGGGACCACGCGGCAGGACTGCTGCTCGTGGAGGAGGCCGGCGGCGCCCATCTGACGCTCACGGGCGAGCCGTTCCGGGTGACGGGCGGCAACGCGCTGCCGTTCACAGCCGCCCGCGACGTGGCCACGGCCCGCCGGGTGCGGCAGCTGCTGGCGACGGGTGCCTGA